The proteins below are encoded in one region of Fimbriimonadaceae bacterium:
- a CDS encoding HAD hydrolase-like protein, translated as MAIQLALFDIAGTALRDGSNVVEAVAAAMAENGYPRDPEACRQLMGLPKPLMIAELLGEDSDPNLVRRIHDDFVTRMVRFYHVEPGVCEVEGASTVFERLRGAGVKVALDTSLSRPVADAMIYRTGWADRIDASVACDEVSRGRPHTNMIFEAMRRTGVEMPGHVAKVGDTPSDIQAGLSAGCGLVVGVTYGMHSREELRGTGVELADSISEACDMVLAAVTA; from the coding sequence ATGGCCATCCAGCTCGCGCTCTTCGACATCGCCGGCACGGCCCTTCGCGACGGTTCTAATGTCGTTGAGGCGGTCGCGGCCGCCATGGCCGAGAACGGCTATCCCAGAGACCCCGAGGCTTGCCGCCAACTCATGGGCCTTCCCAAGCCCCTGATGATCGCCGAGCTGCTCGGGGAGGACAGCGACCCGAACCTCGTGCGCCGCATCCACGACGATTTCGTCACGCGCATGGTGCGCTTCTACCACGTGGAGCCGGGTGTGTGCGAGGTCGAGGGTGCAAGCACGGTCTTCGAGCGGCTGCGGGGCGCTGGCGTCAAGGTCGCTTTGGACACCAGTCTGAGCCGGCCCGTCGCGGACGCCATGATCTATCGGACGGGGTGGGCGGATCGAATTGACGCGAGCGTCGCTTGCGATGAGGTTTCCCGGGGCCGGCCCCATACGAACATGATCTTCGAGGCCATGCGCCGGACTGGGGTAGAGATGCCCGGGCATGTGGCGAAGGTCGGAGACACGCCGAGCGACATCCAAGCGGGGCTCTCGGCCGGCTGCGGGCTGGTGGTCGGCGTCACCTACGGCATGCACAGCCGGGAAGAACTGCGCGGCACGGGCGTCGAACTCGCCGACTCCATCTCGGAAGCCTGCGACATGGTCCTTGCGGCCGTGACGGCCTAG
- the gyrA gene encoding DNA gyrase subunit A yields MPDQEPRILSVDIEDELAKSYVNYAMSVIIARALPDVRDGLKPVQRRILYAMRELNLTPQNATTKCAKVCGTTSGDFHPHGEAIIYPTLARLAQTFTLRYPLVEGQGNFGSIDGDAPAAMRYTECRLTPIAMEMLEDLDRDTIDWVPTYLQEKNEPTVLPAKFPNLLCNGGQGIAVGMATSLPPHNLTEVSNAILHRIANPDCDLDAVLEHMPGPDFPTYGLIMGTKGIRSAYESGRGSIVMQAKTMIEPIESGKSAIVVTELPYQVNKKNLVANIAALAKARKFDGITDVQDYSDKRGMRIQIELRRDVNPNKALNYLLKHTSLRTTFGAIMLSLVDGAPRVSPLLTILDEYIRHRRKVIDRRTRYELSRALDEVHVNEGYQIARRFLDDVIRTIRASADSTEALVRLVREFAMSPYQAKAVLEMPLRRLTQLEQSDLEKAYKDVLRRAQNLMDILADPVRLTKVLTDEIVAMRDKHGDDRRTKIIAREAGDFDEEDLIPEEEAIISISRDGYIKRISLDAYRQQKRGGKGMKNVMKAEDEPAHLFQVNTHNTILFFTDRGKAYKLRAYDIPESGRYARGMPVINYIAIDSEERVTAAVRVKNMAEEGYLVMVTRLGEVKRTNLSRFQNLRSNGLIAFDIEEGDELGWVLQSSGNDDIIIVTREGMSIRFKETAARDRSRAAGGVRAINLRTGDSVVGADLADDACTLLVVGEHGYGKRTPISDYRLQGRGGTGILTMNVTEKTGKIVSAEVVEDDDKLLVLTVNGKGIRLRVRDIRLVKRVAQGVKLINLADNDSIASIARLVDTPEADDIEDDDSEETEE; encoded by the coding sequence GTGCCCGACCAAGAACCTCGGATCCTCTCTGTCGACATCGAAGACGAGCTTGCAAAAAGCTATGTCAACTACGCGATGTCGGTTATCATCGCCCGGGCGTTGCCCGACGTCCGCGACGGGTTGAAGCCCGTCCAGCGCCGCATCCTTTACGCGATGCGTGAGCTGAACCTCACGCCGCAGAACGCGACCACGAAGTGCGCGAAGGTCTGCGGTACGACGAGCGGCGACTTCCACCCGCACGGCGAGGCGATCATTTATCCCACGCTTGCCCGCCTGGCGCAGACCTTCACCTTGCGCTATCCGCTGGTCGAAGGCCAAGGGAACTTTGGCAGCATCGACGGCGACGCGCCGGCCGCGATGCGGTACACGGAGTGCCGCCTCACGCCGATCGCGATGGAGATGTTGGAGGACCTGGATCGCGACACCATCGACTGGGTGCCGACCTACCTCCAGGAGAAGAACGAGCCGACCGTCCTGCCCGCCAAGTTCCCGAACCTGCTGTGCAACGGCGGCCAAGGGATCGCGGTCGGCATGGCCACCTCGCTCCCTCCCCACAACCTCACCGAGGTCTCCAATGCCATCCTCCACCGGATCGCGAACCCGGATTGCGACCTGGACGCGGTGCTGGAGCACATGCCCGGCCCCGACTTCCCGACCTACGGGCTCATCATGGGCACCAAGGGAATCCGGAGCGCCTATGAATCCGGCCGCGGCAGCATCGTCATGCAGGCCAAGACGATGATCGAACCGATCGAGAGCGGAAAGTCCGCGATCGTCGTCACCGAGCTTCCCTACCAGGTCAACAAGAAGAACCTTGTCGCGAACATCGCGGCCCTGGCCAAGGCCCGCAAGTTCGACGGCATCACCGACGTCCAGGACTATAGCGACAAGCGCGGCATGCGCATTCAAATCGAGCTGCGCCGTGACGTCAACCCGAACAAGGCGCTGAACTACCTGCTGAAGCACACCTCGCTTCGCACCACGTTCGGCGCGATCATGCTCTCGCTGGTCGACGGGGCGCCGCGAGTCAGTCCGCTGCTCACCATCCTCGACGAGTACATCCGGCACCGCCGCAAGGTGATCGACCGCAGGACCCGCTACGAGCTCTCCCGCGCCCTCGACGAAGTCCACGTCAACGAGGGTTACCAGATCGCGCGGCGGTTCCTGGACGACGTTATCCGCACGATTCGCGCCTCCGCCGATTCGACCGAGGCTCTGGTGCGGCTGGTCCGCGAATTCGCCATGTCGCCCTACCAGGCCAAAGCCGTGCTGGAGATGCCGCTCCGTCGCCTGACCCAGCTTGAGCAGTCCGACTTGGAGAAGGCGTACAAAGACGTGCTGCGCCGTGCCCAGAACCTCATGGACATCCTTGCGGACCCCGTCCGCCTCACCAAGGTCCTGACGGACGAGATCGTCGCCATGCGCGACAAGCACGGCGACGACCGGCGCACCAAGATCATCGCGAGGGAGGCGGGCGACTTCGACGAGGAAGACCTCATCCCCGAGGAAGAGGCGATCATCTCGATCAGCCGCGACGGTTACATCAAGCGCATCTCGCTCGACGCCTATCGCCAGCAGAAGCGGGGCGGAAAGGGGATGAAGAACGTGATGAAGGCCGAGGACGAGCCAGCCCACCTCTTCCAGGTCAACACTCACAACACGATCCTCTTCTTCACCGACCGGGGCAAGGCCTATAAGCTGCGCGCCTATGACATCCCCGAATCGGGGCGCTACGCCCGCGGGATGCCGGTGATCAACTACATCGCCATCGATAGCGAAGAACGGGTCACCGCCGCCGTCCGCGTGAAGAACATGGCTGAAGAAGGCTACTTGGTCATGGTCACGCGACTTGGTGAAGTGAAGCGGACGAACCTTTCGCGCTTCCAGAACCTCCGCAGCAACGGCCTCATCGCCTTCGACATCGAAGAGGGCGACGAGCTCGGCTGGGTGCTTCAGTCGTCCGGCAACGACGACATCATCATCGTCACCCGGGAGGGCATGTCCATCCGCTTCAAGGAAACGGCCGCGCGCGACCGGTCGAGGGCAGCGGGCGGCGTCCGCGCCATCAACCTCCGCACGGGAGACAGCGTCGTCGGAGCCGACTTGGCGGACGACGCCTGCACCCTCCTCGTGGTCGGCGAACACGGATATGGCAAGCGCACGCCGATCAGCGACTACCGGCTGCAGGGCCGCGGCGGCACGGGCATCCTTACGATGAACGTCACCGAGAAGACGGGCAAGATCGTGAGCGCGGAGGTCGTCGAGGACGACGACAAGCTCCTGGTCCTGACCGTCAACGGCAAGGGCATCCGGCTCCGCGTCCGCGACATCCGGCTGGTCAAGCGCGTCGCCCAAGGCGTGAAACTGATCAACTTGGCCGATAACGACTCCATCGCCTCGATCGCCCGGCTCGTGGACACCCCCGAAGCCGACGACATCGAGGACGACGACTCGGAAGAGACCGAAGAGTAA
- a CDS encoding PEP-CTERM sorting domain-containing protein: protein MKKVTLIALAMVAVAANAQTYTIDDGTSENSIGLTAGGNLAWANQFDISGGNNVITTVDMTWGSPSFPGSSGVTAGQSFRWFVWTQNSGGTRWATGQITLVGQGVGTVAAGSIDTDRFQSVATGGVSVAGAFNNRFYVGVAINHSAGGFPGSLDQSGPNGNGLRSWVGGSGTANGFDPNNVGGGIGSFRMDEIGLPGAWLVRANAVPEPTTMVALGAGVAAFVARRRKK, encoded by the coding sequence ATGAAAAAGGTAACCCTTATCGCTCTCGCCATGGTCGCCGTGGCCGCTAACGCTCAGACCTACACGATTGACGACGGCACTTCCGAGAACAGCATCGGCCTCACCGCCGGTGGCAACCTCGCCTGGGCCAACCAGTTCGACATTTCGGGTGGCAACAACGTGATCACCACGGTCGATATGACCTGGGGTTCGCCGAGCTTCCCGGGCTCCTCGGGAGTCACCGCCGGTCAGTCGTTCCGCTGGTTCGTCTGGACGCAGAACTCGGGCGGCACTCGCTGGGCGACCGGCCAGATCACCCTCGTCGGCCAGGGCGTCGGCACGGTTGCTGCTGGTTCGATCGACACTGACCGCTTCCAGAGCGTCGCCACCGGCGGCGTGAGCGTTGCTGGCGCTTTCAACAACCGCTTCTATGTCGGCGTGGCGATCAACCACAGCGCCGGCGGCTTCCCCGGCTCGCTCGACCAGAGCGGCCCGAACGGCAACGGCCTTCGCAGCTGGGTCGGTGGCAGCGGCACGGCTAACGGCTTCGACCCGAACAACGTCGGCGGCGGCATCGGTAGCTTCCGCATGGACGAAATCGGTCTGCCGGGCGCCTGGCTCGTCCGCGCCAACGCGGTTCCGGAGCCGACCACCATGGTCGCTCTCGGCGCTGGCGTCGCGGCCTTCGTTGCCCGCCGCCGCAAGAAGTAA
- a CDS encoding sugar phosphate isomerase/epimerase has translation MSRADHQDIRIGTLVPMRGAADYIRQVLPHGFETFQLTLGKSLDGIDLERTAHEVRGALEGKAAVSALGFYGNPLQDEECRTGWEAVIKAAPLFGTDCVCGFAGALEDRPVDQSIPRFKEVFAPLARLAEDSGVRIGFENCHMGGDWERPKWNIAHAPRAWEMMFDAVPSPALGLEWEPCHQMVSLVDPLTQLKTWVGKVAHVHGKDANVDWDKIRREGTRCGEYTVWHRTPGFGDTDWTQVFSILRQAGWRGSIDIEGWHDPVYRGDLEMTGQVHALAYLKRCRGGDFVPNPRV, from the coding sequence ATGAGCCGAGCCGACCACCAAGACATCCGCATCGGGACCCTGGTGCCCATGCGGGGGGCCGCGGACTATATACGTCAGGTGCTGCCCCACGGCTTCGAGACTTTCCAGCTCACACTGGGCAAGTCGCTGGACGGCATCGACCTAGAGCGGACGGCGCACGAGGTCCGCGGGGCTCTGGAAGGGAAGGCGGCGGTCTCGGCGCTCGGCTTCTATGGCAACCCCTTGCAGGACGAGGAGTGCCGCACGGGCTGGGAGGCGGTCATCAAGGCGGCGCCCCTGTTCGGGACGGACTGCGTGTGCGGCTTTGCCGGCGCCCTGGAAGACCGGCCGGTCGACCAATCCATCCCTCGGTTCAAGGAGGTCTTCGCCCCTCTCGCCCGCCTGGCAGAAGACAGCGGGGTGCGGATCGGTTTTGAGAACTGCCACATGGGCGGGGACTGGGAGCGGCCGAAATGGAACATCGCCCATGCGCCCCGGGCCTGGGAGATGATGTTCGACGCAGTGCCGTCGCCGGCGCTCGGGCTGGAGTGGGAGCCGTGCCACCAGATGGTGAGCCTGGTAGACCCTTTGACCCAGCTCAAAACGTGGGTGGGGAAAGTGGCCCACGTCCACGGGAAGGACGCGAACGTGGACTGGGACAAGATCCGTCGTGAGGGCACCCGGTGCGGCGAGTACACGGTCTGGCACCGGACGCCGGGCTTTGGCGACACCGACTGGACGCAGGTCTTCTCGATCCTGCGGCAAGCAGGATGGCGGGGCTCGATCGACATCGAGGGATGGCACGACCCCGTCTACCGCGGGGACTTGGAGATGACGGGCCAGGTGCATGCCCTGGCTTATTTGAAACGGTGCCGTGGGGGCGACTTCGTGCCCAATCCCAGGGTCTGA
- a CDS encoding DUF1287 domain-containing protein has product MAPRTAMMMWTVGCQPAAAPTPRPMAGASTDPVYLGAVAQLEDAAVYDASYQPIRYPGGDVPKDRGACADVVVRALRHAGLDLQKAIHEDAARHRYPRIGTRRDRNIDHRRVANQVVYLKRHGKALANDRDWRAGDIVAWVLPNGRDHIGIVSEHKGRSGNLAVIHNIGRVSEDDVLYAWQVVGHYRASLRTDR; this is encoded by the coding sequence GTGGCCCCTAGGACCGCGATGATGATGTGGACGGTCGGCTGTCAACCGGCGGCGGCGCCCACTCCACGCCCAATGGCCGGGGCTTCCACCGACCCCGTCTACCTGGGGGCGGTCGCCCAGCTCGAAGACGCTGCCGTCTACGACGCCAGCTACCAGCCCATCCGGTATCCGGGCGGCGACGTTCCGAAAGACCGCGGGGCCTGCGCCGACGTCGTCGTCCGCGCCCTTCGCCATGCCGGGCTCGACCTGCAGAAAGCCATCCACGAGGACGCGGCCCGGCACCGCTATCCCCGCATCGGCACCCGGCGCGACCGGAACATCGACCATCGGCGGGTAGCCAACCAAGTCGTCTACTTAAAACGTCACGGGAAGGCGCTTGCAAACGACCGCGACTGGCGGGCGGGCGACATCGTCGCCTGGGTCCTGCCTAACGGGCGCGACCATATCGGGATCGTGAGCGAGCACAAAGGACGGTCGGGAAACCTCGCCGTCATCCACAACATCGGCCGCGTGAGCGAGGACGACGTCCTCTACGCGTGGCAGGTCGTCGGGCACTACCGGGCAAGCTTGCGGACGGACCGGTAA
- a CDS encoding MFS transporter has product MRSPAVPPEERMTGVYKDTWGWNVGFAAYWFATSYKWFILLTFVLPDLVAKIVGDADKNSAWGMVYGIGAVWAVFGPAIFGTLSDRINTRFGHRQPFIAAGAGLTVLAVWAVGSSTTIFALTLAYLLLQVADDVGTGPYGGMVPEVVPEHRRGFASAVMTLLQRLAEIATALAAIVLQRPDLILVGIAVVNVLCAAWTIRSISGLRPAERPPDKPRAPWHRAWIDPWFDHDFRWLWFTRLLTSAAAFLVTNYMLNYLKDMFPSFRLFGIDLGDAGRGLQLLGLTLSIGASVGALIAVRLADTVGRKRLVYISGWVISLMTVPFALARDYTAIWAMAIVLGVGSGVRGAVDWAMAADIVPDKDEAGGQMGLWSSSQTAVQILVGGAGAVIQHLNEQNMGVGYVSAIWLAGLLFLVGTFLVQKVRGSS; this is encoded by the coding sequence GTGCGATCCCCGGCCGTTCCGCCCGAAGAGCGAATGACCGGAGTCTATAAGGACACCTGGGGTTGGAACGTCGGGTTCGCCGCATACTGGTTCGCCACCAGCTACAAGTGGTTCATCCTTCTCACGTTCGTCCTCCCGGACCTCGTCGCAAAGATCGTCGGCGACGCTGACAAGAACTCCGCATGGGGCATGGTCTATGGGATAGGGGCTGTCTGGGCCGTCTTCGGCCCCGCCATCTTCGGCACCCTCAGCGACCGCATCAACACCCGCTTCGGCCACCGGCAGCCCTTCATCGCGGCGGGCGCGGGGCTCACCGTGCTGGCCGTCTGGGCGGTCGGCTCTTCCACCACGATCTTCGCCCTGACCTTGGCGTACCTGCTGCTTCAGGTGGCGGACGACGTCGGCACGGGCCCCTATGGAGGAATGGTGCCGGAAGTCGTGCCAGAGCACCGGCGTGGCTTCGCCAGCGCCGTGATGACCTTGTTGCAGCGGCTCGCCGAGATCGCCACGGCCCTCGCCGCGATCGTCCTGCAAAGGCCGGACCTCATCCTGGTGGGGATCGCGGTGGTCAATGTCCTTTGCGCGGCCTGGACGATCCGCTCCATCTCCGGGTTGCGCCCGGCGGAGCGCCCGCCGGACAAGCCCCGGGCGCCCTGGCACCGAGCCTGGATCGACCCCTGGTTCGACCACGACTTCCGTTGGCTGTGGTTCACGCGCCTGCTCACCTCGGCCGCCGCGTTCCTGGTGACGAACTACATGCTCAACTATTTGAAGGACATGTTCCCTTCGTTCCGGCTCTTCGGCATCGACCTGGGGGATGCGGGAAGGGGCCTGCAGCTTCTGGGGCTGACCCTTTCGATCGGGGCGAGCGTGGGCGCGTTGATCGCCGTGCGCCTGGCGGACACGGTCGGCCGCAAGCGCCTGGTCTACATCTCCGGCTGGGTGATCTCCCTCATGACGGTGCCCTTCGCCTTGGCGCGGGACTATACGGCGATCTGGGCCATGGCGATTGTCCTAGGGGTCGGCAGCGGGGTGCGGGGCGCGGTCGACTGGGCGATGGCGGCGGACATCGTGCCGGACAAAGACGAGGCCGGGGGGCAAATGGGGCTCTGGTCGAGCAGCCAGACCGCCGTCCAAATCTTGGTGGGGGGCGCGGGCGCCGTGATCCAGCATTTGAACGAGCAGAACATGGGTGTCGGCTACGTTTCCGCCATCTGGCTGGCGGGTTTGCTGTTCCTTGTCGGGACGTTCCTAGTCCAGAAGGTTCGCGGCAGTTCGTGA